A genomic segment from Lignipirellula cremea encodes:
- a CDS encoding type VI secretion system Vgr family protein has translation MFLFPLAERQMTMSTPQLGEEALLPVSLCGTEELSRLYAFEIEFETSRLFQPKFEELLGLPATLKVSLAFDLFRYFHGILSELTEVDTEFDTVRYRATLSPTLWQFTRQVQCRVFQQMTIPEILTAALDGLDFRLDLAGVYEPRDYCVQYRESDFDFISRLMEEEGIYYYFEHFVDHHVMVLLDANEKAPPLAEPQSIIYDRVEGGAREELRIDRWEKSQQVATTNFVLRDHCFELQEQPLEVNHALPETAEIGQVEHKLKGPVVMERYDYPGAYAQRFDGVTPGGGDRSADLQKISEDGERTVKLRAQEAAARSVVCRGRSDCVHFSTGSVFELTEHLVGNGKYLFTKIRHEARLSTPLRSTNEAPEMKYENHFDCLPLAIVYRPPRITPKPIISGPQSATVCAGSGKEIFVDKYGRVKVQFRWDRQGGFNADSSCWVRVGQVWAGPRWGAFFWPRKGHEVIVAFEEGDPDRPLIIGNTYNSTNMPPFVMPDNYSLCGIKSCSYEGGDPLNNFNCVVFYDSKGNEHLHLHSETYENITCESQKVSFVPGPAYHMKGSMPFPFNSGGGGGEEGGEGGGEGEKKPDGSGYSYYETIQGDTTTVSFGENANHTFGAKLNLTADWKSMVLKGLGVEAIVPSPLFSAVMGYGGQVNIDMVERANIMYGCLTTVNRGSGYRVHEWDFFEASPAETPMVARAVATLVRVLTSLTLLTDFILNLITRVKYTVAYETGKTTANFSQESYEENWPYWHKWIFPRMIGILVSVEQIYAMLTASKADLTMSGGSLAKCLTLGARANPNAEHHSSTVGQKIAHWLTRLVEPAEGTYASHGTRICETGDYVIDTRSSIELRTAHPTQATNIVVASEGSSPGADGGKVAIWGTNSAAMSSGSASVTCNNADPAAPKVGVDGSATGLVQITCGVPDVGPTITLDGVANTITLSVAEAKIVLSLESILISIGATVAELSPAMIDLTCGSNVNVSEAAISLESDAIAVVGDEVVLQCGTSCDILGGAEMTVTAGMVAIN, from the coding sequence ATGTTCTTATTTCCGCTGGCGGAACGACAAATGACCATGAGCACCCCGCAACTGGGCGAAGAAGCCCTGTTGCCGGTCTCGCTGTGCGGTACGGAAGAGCTGTCGCGCCTGTATGCGTTTGAAATCGAATTCGAAACCAGCCGGCTGTTCCAACCCAAGTTTGAGGAACTGCTCGGTCTGCCCGCCACGCTGAAGGTCAGCCTGGCGTTCGATCTTTTTCGTTACTTTCATGGCATTCTGTCCGAGCTGACAGAAGTTGACACCGAGTTTGACACGGTCCGCTACCGCGCTACGCTCAGCCCCACCTTGTGGCAGTTCACCCGGCAAGTCCAGTGTCGCGTCTTCCAGCAGATGACCATTCCTGAAATCCTCACGGCAGCGCTCGATGGGCTGGACTTTCGGCTGGATCTGGCGGGCGTTTACGAACCGCGCGACTATTGCGTGCAGTACCGCGAGTCCGACTTTGACTTCATCAGTCGGCTGATGGAAGAAGAAGGCATTTATTACTACTTCGAGCATTTTGTCGACCATCACGTAATGGTGCTGCTGGACGCCAACGAAAAGGCCCCGCCGCTGGCCGAACCGCAGTCCATTATCTACGACCGCGTGGAAGGCGGCGCCCGGGAAGAGCTCCGCATTGACCGCTGGGAAAAGTCCCAGCAGGTGGCGACGACGAACTTTGTGCTCCGCGACCATTGTTTTGAGCTGCAGGAACAGCCCCTGGAAGTCAACCATGCGCTGCCCGAAACGGCCGAAATTGGCCAGGTTGAGCACAAGCTCAAGGGGCCCGTTGTCATGGAACGCTACGACTACCCAGGCGCCTACGCCCAGCGATTCGACGGCGTTACCCCCGGCGGCGGCGATCGCTCGGCCGACCTGCAGAAAATCAGCGAAGACGGCGAACGCACGGTGAAGCTACGCGCCCAGGAAGCAGCGGCCCGCAGCGTGGTCTGTCGCGGGCGCAGCGACTGTGTGCACTTCTCGACGGGTTCGGTGTTTGAACTGACAGAGCACCTGGTCGGCAACGGCAAGTACCTGTTTACCAAAATCCGACACGAGGCCCGGCTGAGCACTCCCTTGCGGTCGACCAATGAAGCGCCGGAGATGAAGTACGAAAACCACTTCGATTGCCTGCCGCTGGCAATTGTGTATCGGCCGCCGCGGATCACTCCCAAGCCGATCATCTCGGGTCCGCAGTCGGCGACGGTTTGCGCCGGTTCCGGCAAGGAAATTTTTGTCGACAAGTACGGCCGGGTGAAAGTGCAGTTCCGCTGGGATCGCCAGGGCGGTTTTAACGCGGACAGTTCTTGCTGGGTCCGCGTCGGCCAGGTCTGGGCCGGGCCGCGCTGGGGCGCGTTCTTCTGGCCGCGTAAAGGCCACGAAGTGATTGTCGCCTTTGAAGAAGGCGATCCGGATCGCCCTTTGATTATTGGGAACACCTATAACTCGACGAACATGCCGCCGTTCGTGATGCCGGACAACTACTCCCTGTGCGGCATCAAGTCCTGTTCCTACGAAGGCGGCGATCCGCTCAACAACTTTAACTGCGTCGTGTTCTACGACAGCAAAGGGAACGAGCATTTGCATCTGCACTCGGAAACCTACGAGAACATCACCTGCGAATCGCAAAAGGTCAGCTTTGTCCCCGGCCCCGCCTACCACATGAAAGGCAGCATGCCCTTCCCCTTTAATTCCGGGGGCGGCGGCGGCGAAGAAGGCGGCGAAGGAGGCGGAGAGGGAGAAAAGAAGCCGGACGGCAGCGGCTATTCCTATTACGAAACGATCCAGGGCGACACGACCACCGTCAGCTTTGGTGAAAACGCCAATCATACCTTCGGCGCCAAGCTCAACCTGACGGCCGACTGGAAATCGATGGTGCTCAAGGGGCTGGGCGTGGAAGCGATTGTCCCGTCGCCGTTGTTTAGCGCCGTGATGGGCTATGGCGGGCAGGTCAACATCGACATGGTCGAGCGCGCCAATATCATGTACGGCTGCCTTACCACGGTCAACCGCGGTTCCGGCTATCGAGTCCATGAGTGGGATTTTTTCGAGGCGTCGCCAGCGGAAACGCCGATGGTCGCCCGTGCTGTCGCCACCCTGGTCCGCGTGCTAACGTCCCTCACTTTGTTGACGGATTTCATTCTCAATCTGATCACCCGGGTAAAGTACACGGTCGCCTATGAAACCGGGAAAACCACGGCCAACTTTAGCCAGGAAAGCTACGAGGAGAACTGGCCGTACTGGCACAAATGGATTTTCCCGCGCATGATCGGCATCCTGGTTTCGGTCGAACAGATCTACGCCATGCTGACCGCCTCGAAGGCCGACCTGACCATGTCCGGCGGCTCTCTGGCCAAATGCCTGACGCTGGGCGCCCGGGCGAACCCGAACGCCGAGCATCATTCGTCGACAGTCGGCCAGAAAATCGCGCATTGGCTGACGCGCCTGGTCGAGCCGGCCGAAGGGACCTATGCGAGCCACGGCACGCGAATTTGCGAAACGGGCGATTACGTGATCGACACGCGATCCTCGATCGAACTCCGCACTGCCCATCCGACGCAGGCGACCAACATTGTGGTCGCTTCAGAAGGTTCCTCGCCCGGCGCCGACGGCGGCAAGGTGGCGATCTGGGGCACTAACTCCGCCGCAATGAGCTCGGGCTCGGCGTCGGTAACCTGCAATAACGCCGATCCGGCCGCGCCGAAAGTCGGCGTCGATGGATCCGCCACCGGTCTCGTACAGATTACCTGCGGCGTGCCGGATGTGGGGCCGACGATCACGCTCGACGGGGTAGCGAACACCATTACGCTCAGCGTCGCCGAAGCCAAGATCGTCCTCTCCCTGGAATCTATCCTGATTTCCATTGGAGCCACGGTTGCCGAATTGTCTCCTGCCATGATCGATCTCACCTGTGGATCTAACGTGAATGTGAGTGAAGCAGCGATCTCACTCGAAAGCGACGCCATCGCGGTCGTGGGGGACGAGGTCGTCCTGCAATGCGGCACTAGTTGCGACATTCTGGGCGGCGCCGAAATGACGGTCACTGCCGGAATGGTAGCCATTAACTAG
- a CDS encoding TIGR03000 domain-containing protein: protein MRYRSGLGFAFTACAAIVFGFAGDANAGWHSSHGSFGGSYGSSGGSWGGSRGSSGGYYGSYSSGGSYSSGGSYSSGGSYSSGGSYSSGGSYSSGGSYSRGSSGGGFFGRRHHGWHGSSGGYSRGSSGGYYYGSSSGGSSGGSYGSTYYYNGSSGGSSGGSSGGSSGGSSGGSYSSSYGGVYLGSTTSSAPVYATHQTPYREAIVESRPIVMSEGAQEALRLELDVPADAVVFINNHRTTSTGAHREYVTPAVNANASYIFSVRVETQVNGELVSDVKEVRVRPGAVGLLAFNFDAPKVAPETALTLLVPDDAKVFLEGNEVQSTGPVRVFATRDLAAGDQWEQYTVRVVLNREGRELSESKTIDLKSGDAQTLSFEFTEKVATR from the coding sequence ATGAGGTATCGTTCGGGATTGGGATTCGCGTTCACGGCATGCGCCGCCATCGTTTTTGGCTTTGCCGGCGATGCGAATGCGGGGTGGCACTCGAGTCATGGCAGTTTTGGCGGCAGCTACGGTAGCTCCGGCGGCAGCTGGGGCGGATCCCGCGGTTCGTCCGGCGGGTATTACGGCTCTTACAGCTCGGGCGGTTCGTACAGCTCGGGCGGCTCGTACAGCTCCGGCGGTTCGTACAGCTCGGGCGGTTCGTACAGCTCGGGTGGCTCGTACAGCTCCGGCGGTTCGTACAGCCGCGGTTCGTCGGGCGGCGGGTTCTTTGGCCGCAGGCACCATGGATGGCATGGTTCCTCGGGCGGCTACAGCCGAGGTTCCTCGGGCGGCTACTACTACGGTAGCTCCTCGGGCGGTTCGTCCGGCGGCAGCTACGGCAGCACCTATTACTACAACGGCAGCTCCGGCGGTTCGTCGGGCGGCAGCTCCGGTGGTTCGTCCGGCGGCAGCTCGGGCGGTTCCTACAGCAGCAGCTACGGCGGCGTGTACCTGGGATCGACCACCTCGAGTGCTCCGGTTTACGCCACGCATCAGACGCCCTATCGCGAGGCGATCGTGGAAAGCCGTCCGATCGTGATGAGCGAAGGCGCCCAGGAAGCCCTGCGTCTGGAACTGGACGTGCCGGCCGACGCCGTTGTGTTCATCAACAACCATCGCACCACCAGCACGGGAGCCCATCGTGAATACGTGACGCCGGCTGTGAACGCCAACGCTTCGTATATCTTTAGCGTTCGTGTGGAAACCCAGGTCAATGGCGAGCTGGTTTCCGACGTGAAAGAAGTCCGCGTTCGACCGGGCGCCGTGGGCCTGCTGGCCTTCAACTTTGACGCCCCGAAAGTCGCTCCGGAAACCGCGTTGACCCTGCTGGTTCCCGACGACGCCAAGGTGTTTCTGGAAGGAAACGAAGTGCAGTCGACCGGTCCCGTCCGCGTGTTCGCCACCCGTGATCTGGCGGCTGGCGATCAGTGGGAGCAGTACACGGTCCGCGTGGTTCTCAACCGCGAAGGTCGTGAGCTGAGCGAATCGAAAACGATCGACCTGAAGTCGGGCGACGCCCAGACCCTGTCGTTTGAATTCACCGAGAAAGTCGCCACCCGTTAG
- a CDS encoding M81 family metallopeptidase, translating into MKVGIICLQHETNTFLSRMTGIEQFEENMLLDGPDMAPIMSQHLHEVGGFFRGLQSARIEAVGLLAARALPYGMIKRSALDALCERIRAALQAAPPLDGLLLAPHGAAAAEHAPDADGFWMQQVRDIVGPEMPLIATADPHGNWSPAMHQAVNAVISYRTNPHVDQVERGLEAAALMARTLRGEVRPVMASAWPPMLMSIDRQCTEESPCLEFGKRMDEVRALPGILSASLFLGFPYADVPEMGSSIVVVADGDPQLAARQADLLAQELWGQRQEFTCHLPSVAEAVKQAADAPGPVCLLDVGDNVGGGSPADGTILLQALADAGQKRAFVCLFDPESAEQAAAIGSGGIGSFSLGGKTDNLHGAPLEGRFEVHSLHDGVFEETEVRHGGIRQFNQGRTAILHGMGLTIMLTSLRTPPFSLQQMLHFGLQPESFQVIVAKGVNAPIAAYAPVCKTMIRVDTPGVCTANVDHLEFKHRRKPMFPFEPETPWNS; encoded by the coding sequence ATGAAAGTCGGCATTATCTGTCTGCAGCACGAAACCAACACCTTTCTCTCGCGCATGACGGGGATCGAGCAGTTCGAAGAGAATATGCTGCTGGACGGTCCCGACATGGCCCCGATCATGTCCCAGCATTTGCATGAAGTGGGCGGGTTTTTCCGGGGACTTCAGTCCGCCCGGATCGAGGCGGTGGGACTGCTGGCCGCGCGGGCCCTGCCCTATGGGATGATCAAAAGGTCGGCGCTCGACGCGCTGTGCGAGCGGATTCGCGCTGCGCTCCAGGCGGCGCCGCCTTTGGACGGGTTGTTGCTGGCCCCGCATGGAGCGGCGGCGGCCGAACATGCTCCCGACGCCGACGGCTTCTGGATGCAACAGGTGCGGGACATTGTCGGCCCGGAGATGCCGCTGATCGCCACGGCGGATCCTCATGGGAACTGGTCGCCCGCGATGCACCAGGCAGTGAATGCGGTCATCAGTTACCGCACCAATCCGCATGTCGATCAGGTCGAACGCGGGCTGGAAGCGGCCGCCCTGATGGCCCGAACCTTGCGCGGCGAAGTGCGTCCGGTGATGGCCAGCGCCTGGCCGCCGATGCTGATGAGTATCGATCGCCAGTGCACCGAGGAGTCGCCATGCCTGGAGTTTGGCAAGCGGATGGACGAAGTCCGCGCCCTGCCGGGCATCCTTTCCGCCAGTCTGTTCCTCGGCTTCCCCTATGCCGATGTCCCCGAAATGGGCTCCAGCATCGTGGTCGTCGCCGACGGCGATCCCCAGCTGGCGGCGCGGCAAGCGGACCTGCTGGCGCAGGAACTCTGGGGCCAGCGGCAGGAGTTCACCTGCCACCTGCCCTCGGTTGCAGAGGCTGTCAAACAGGCGGCCGACGCGCCGGGACCTGTCTGCCTGCTGGATGTCGGCGACAATGTCGGCGGCGGCTCGCCTGCCGATGGCACGATTCTGCTCCAGGCGCTGGCCGACGCGGGCCAGAAGCGAGCGTTTGTCTGCCTGTTCGATCCGGAAAGCGCGGAGCAGGCGGCGGCGATTGGCTCCGGAGGGATCGGGTCGTTTTCCCTGGGCGGGAAGACCGACAACCTGCACGGGGCGCCGCTGGAAGGGCGTTTTGAAGTGCACTCCCTGCACGACGGCGTTTTTGAAGAGACAGAAGTGCGGCACGGCGGCATTCGCCAGTTTAACCAGGGGCGAACTGCCATCCTGCATGGCATGGGATTGACCATTATGCTGACCAGTTTGCGCACGCCGCCTTTCAGCCTGCAGCAGATGCTGCATTTTGGTTTGCAGCCGGAATCGTTCCAAGTCATTGTCGCCAAGGGGGTTAATGCGCCAATTGCGGCTTATGCGCCCGTCTGCAAAACGATGATTCGCGTCGATACGCCGGGCGTTTGCACGGCGAATGTTGATCATCTGGAGTTCAAACACCGCCGGAAGCCAATGTTTCCCTTTGAACCGGAAACACCATGGAACTCCTAA
- a CDS encoding PQQ-binding-like beta-propeller repeat protein has translation MRRPSMPLKCEACGQARVGLFKPAAAGTTPAPGAPPAAPARPAAPQGGPPIAPPPPLPGMPAPPPPAAPIRPAVETPTPVVSQPPATPVETPTPVVSQPPPTQVEKPTPVVSQPPATPVEKPTPVVSQPPATPVETPTPVVSQPPAKPVEKPTPVVSQPPATPVEKPTPVVSQPPTDPVETPRPFVPPAVKKEPEPVAEEPKPFEPPPVRPQSPAPEVERPAARKPEPPAPVERPASRRPDPPPAEKPPAEPTRQPDPPARPAPVAEAPPRPVTPASRPAAAATGMEPGEIVWRYPQLLPGQGAVRPALRNCVAVADGKIYAALSGALTCLSDGEGLPQVEWQYPLKGHSPGSPVMAPDGRVRLHASDGMLHCVSVRGEQEFAPVDVDEPLGWASPVVDGSSNTFICSYHGGLLKVDASGAKESRPFFRSREKMDSTGLIRQGVFYVGAENAFVYAIGLEEKRPKNVWDHASNKGKTEWFINSSPAWGSDQTLVVAGRDEFLYGFDPYGETKWRLHIRGQMLASPIVDPDGNIYVGVSLLPRGEKPSGKLVCVDGASHTARWEFRSPAPIESTPVLGDDGMLYVGDNSGQIHCLNEKGGVKWSRQVGSPVRSAGSIVAPNRVVFGLDNGTLVSLYCSSQGLAEGGWPKYMGAATNCPG, from the coding sequence GTGCGACGGCCAAGCATGCCGCTGAAGTGCGAGGCCTGCGGCCAGGCCCGCGTCGGCCTGTTCAAACCGGCTGCCGCCGGAACGACGCCCGCTCCCGGCGCCCCGCCGGCCGCACCTGCCCGACCCGCGGCGCCGCAGGGAGGCCCGCCGATCGCTCCGCCGCCGCCGTTGCCCGGCATGCCCGCTCCGCCGCCTCCCGCCGCGCCCATCCGCCCGGCCGTTGAAACTCCGACACCCGTCGTCTCCCAGCCGCCTGCCACGCCGGTAGAAACGCCGACCCCGGTCGTCTCGCAACCGCCGCCGACGCAGGTCGAAAAGCCAACGCCGGTGGTCTCGCAGCCGCCCGCGACGCCGGTCGAGAAGCCAACGCCGGTCGTCTCGCAACCGCCCGCGACGCCGGTCGAGACACCAACGCCGGTCGTCTCGCAACCGCCTGCGAAGCCGGTAGAGAAGCCAACGCCGGTCGTCTCGCAACCGCCTGCGACGCCGGTAGAGAAGCCAACTCCGGTCGTCTCCCAGCCGCCTACGGACCCGGTGGAAACGCCCCGGCCGTTTGTTCCGCCGGCGGTGAAGAAAGAACCGGAGCCTGTCGCCGAGGAACCGAAACCGTTTGAACCGCCGCCGGTCCGCCCGCAATCTCCGGCGCCTGAAGTCGAACGGCCCGCTGCCAGGAAACCGGAACCCCCGGCTCCCGTGGAACGTCCCGCCAGCCGTCGCCCCGATCCACCGCCGGCCGAGAAGCCGCCCGCAGAGCCGACTCGACAGCCCGATCCGCCTGCCCGCCCCGCGCCCGTCGCGGAAGCACCGCCCCGCCCCGTGACTCCTGCCAGCCGTCCCGCTGCTGCAGCGACCGGGATGGAGCCGGGCGAGATTGTTTGGCGTTATCCCCAGTTGCTGCCAGGCCAGGGCGCCGTGCGACCGGCGCTGCGGAACTGCGTGGCCGTTGCCGACGGCAAGATTTACGCCGCGTTGTCCGGGGCGCTGACCTGCCTGTCCGATGGCGAAGGGCTGCCGCAGGTGGAATGGCAGTATCCGCTCAAGGGCCATTCGCCTGGCTCGCCCGTCATGGCCCCCGATGGCCGCGTGCGGCTGCATGCGTCCGACGGCATGCTGCACTGCGTTTCCGTCCGCGGTGAGCAGGAATTCGCTCCCGTCGATGTCGATGAACCGCTGGGCTGGGCGTCCCCCGTGGTCGACGGCAGCTCCAATACCTTTATCTGCAGTTACCACGGCGGCCTGCTCAAGGTCGACGCCTCCGGCGCCAAGGAGTCGCGGCCGTTTTTCCGGTCCCGTGAAAAGATGGATTCGACCGGCCTCATCCGCCAGGGCGTGTTTTACGTCGGCGCAGAGAACGCGTTCGTGTACGCGATTGGATTGGAAGAGAAACGTCCCAAAAATGTCTGGGACCATGCCTCCAACAAAGGAAAGACGGAATGGTTCATCAATTCGTCGCCTGCCTGGGGATCCGATCAAACGCTGGTGGTCGCCGGGCGGGATGAATTCCTGTACGGTTTTGATCCGTACGGCGAAACCAAATGGCGCCTGCACATTCGCGGGCAGATGCTGGCCTCGCCCATCGTCGACCCCGACGGCAACATTTACGTCGGCGTCAGTTTACTGCCGCGTGGAGAGAAGCCCTCGGGCAAGCTGGTCTGCGTGGACGGCGCGTCGCATACGGCCCGCTGGGAGTTCCGCTCGCCGGCCCCAATCGAATCGACTCCCGTTCTGGGCGACGATGGCATGCTGTACGTCGGCGATAACTCCGGGCAGATCCATTGCCTGAATGAAAAAGGCGGCGTGAAGTGGTCCCGCCAGGTCGGGTCGCCTGTCCGCTCCGCCGGATCGATCGTGGCGCCGAACCGAGTGGTGTTCGGCCTCGATAACGGCACGCTCGTTTCGCTCTACTGCTCCTCCCAAGGTTTGGCCGAAGGCGGCTGGCCCAAATATATGGGCGCCGCGACCAACTGCCCGGGTTAG
- a CDS encoding DUF6931 family protein, translating to MTTATMAKPPRKTESVAEITARYKIGEEAAAFLAKSETPSAFLEKCLEQKLVVDAAQFLTYWLPPKKAVWWCVLDFWWTHREQPTPETAALLDGIVRWLQEPTDEMRRDIRDVGRRPDCENAVKFLCNAVFFSEGSMNRADRQHVDPPAAMCNTQVFAALKNLARTQPREDREFFWRQILHIGLEVRQDKNDWILAE from the coding sequence ATGACTACCGCTACCATGGCGAAGCCGCCCAGAAAAACAGAAAGCGTCGCGGAGATTACTGCCCGCTACAAGATCGGTGAAGAGGCCGCCGCTTTCCTGGCGAAATCCGAAACCCCGTCGGCGTTCCTGGAGAAATGCCTGGAACAAAAGCTCGTCGTCGACGCCGCTCAATTTCTCACCTATTGGCTGCCCCCCAAAAAGGCCGTCTGGTGGTGCGTGCTGGATTTCTGGTGGACGCATCGGGAACAACCGACGCCGGAAACCGCGGCGCTGCTGGACGGGATTGTCCGCTGGCTGCAGGAGCCGACCGACGAAATGCGACGCGACATTCGCGATGTGGGACGTCGACCTGACTGCGAAAATGCAGTGAAATTTCTTTGCAACGCCGTCTTCTTTTCCGAAGGCAGCATGAACCGGGCCGATCGACAGCATGTGGATCCGCCCGCCGCCATGTGCAACACCCAGGTGTTCGCGGCGTTGAAAAACCTGGCGCGAACCCAGCCGCGCGAAGATCGCGAGTTCTTCTGGCGCCAGATTTTGCACATTGGCCTGGAAGTTCGCCAGGACAAGAACGACTGGATCCTGGCGGAATAA
- a CDS encoding prepilin-type N-terminal cleavage/methylation domain-containing protein, whose protein sequence is MKSKKASGFTLVEVLIVVVIMAVLAATIIPQFSDSANDAKEGTSEFNLHTIRSQIELYKSQHDGLVPSDLSKLTEVTDEDGTVGAGADFKYGPYIRELPVNSFTNLNTVTTITNSPAQAGDVTGASGWLYNATTGTVFIDHADHFEK, encoded by the coding sequence ATGAAAAGCAAGAAAGCTAGCGGCTTTACCCTGGTGGAAGTCCTGATCGTGGTTGTCATTATGGCCGTTCTCGCCGCGACAATCATTCCTCAGTTTTCCGACTCCGCCAACGACGCCAAGGAAGGCACCTCCGAATTCAACCTGCACACCATTCGGTCCCAGATCGAACTCTATAAGAGCCAGCACGACGGCCTGGTTCCCAGCGACCTGTCCAAACTCACCGAAGTGACGGATGAGGACGGCACTGTCGGAGCCGGCGCGGACTTCAAGTACGGCCCTTATATCCGCGAATTGCCCGTCAACTCGTTTACCAACCTCAACACGGTCACCACCATCACCAACAGCCCGGCCCAGGCTGGCGACGTGACCGGAGCCAGCGGCTGGTTGTACAACGCTACGACCGGAACCGTGTTCATTGATCACGCCGACCACTTTGAAAAATAA
- a CDS encoding PAAR domain-containing protein: MPFPATFVGALHVCPAVTVIIPHVGGPILGPGCPTVTVGEMPSSVEGDMCTCVGPPATISMGSPTVTFGGKPAARVMSPTAHGGMVTLGIPTVMIGP; the protein is encoded by the coding sequence ATGCCGTTTCCTGCAACTTTTGTCGGTGCGTTACACGTTTGCCCTGCCGTGACGGTCATCATTCCCCATGTCGGCGGGCCGATCCTCGGGCCGGGGTGCCCCACCGTCACCGTTGGCGAAATGCCGTCCTCGGTCGAAGGGGACATGTGTACCTGTGTGGGACCGCCTGCGACGATCTCCATGGGTTCGCCGACCGTCACTTTTGGAGGCAAGCCGGCCGCACGCGTGATGTCGCCGACCGCCCACGGGGGCATGGTCACTTTGGGCATCCCGACCGTAATGATTGGCCCCTGA